From the Rhodothalassiaceae bacterium genome, one window contains:
- the cycW gene encoding heme exporter protein B: MMRAALAIIRRDLAVFARAGGGLVLAPGFFALVATLFPLALNPEPGILRLLAPAVVWVAGVLAVLMSLERIFGEDIEDGSLDGLALSALPLELAVLAKALAHLLAFGLPLVALAPLVALAYRLDGAATLGLVVALLAGLPALTLIGMLGAALTAGLRRAGALVALIVVPLELPVLIFGVWSAAAAGPEAAAGLAYLGLFSLAALLVVPWVAAAVLRLVLE; this comes from the coding sequence ATGATGCGGGCGGCGCTTGCGATCATCCGGCGCGATCTTGCGGTGTTTGCGCGCGCCGGCGGCGGGCTCGTGCTGGCGCCGGGGTTTTTTGCGCTCGTCGCGACCCTGTTTCCGCTCGCTCTCAATCCCGAACCCGGGATCCTGCGCCTTCTCGCCCCGGCGGTGGTCTGGGTGGCCGGCGTGCTGGCGGTGCTGATGTCGCTGGAGCGGATCTTCGGCGAGGACATCGAGGACGGCAGCCTCGACGGGCTGGCGCTCTCGGCGCTGCCGCTGGAGCTGGCCGTATTGGCGAAGGCGCTCGCGCATCTCCTCGCCTTCGGGCTGCCGCTCGTCGCGCTCGCGCCGCTCGTCGCGCTCGCCTACCGGCTCGACGGTGCGGCGACGCTCGGCCTCGTCGTCGCCCTGCTCGCGGGGCTGCCCGCGCTCACCCTCATCGGCATGCTGGGTGCGGCGCTCACCGCCGGCCTCAGGCGCGCGGGCGCGCTGGTCGCGCTGATCGTCGTGCCGCTCGAGCTGCCCGTGCTGATCTTCGGCGTCTGGTCGGCGGCCGCCGCGGGGCCGGAGGCGGCCGCAGGGCTCGCCTATCTCGGCCTTTTCAGCCTCGCCGCGCTGCTGGTCGTGCCCTGGGTCGCCGCGGCGGTGCTGCGGCTCGTGCTGGAGTAG
- the ccmA gene encoding cytochrome c biogenesis ATP-binding export protein CcmA, with product MSGSGEILVSEGLVVQRAGGRLLAGLDLRLGAGDMLHLSGPNGVGKTSLLRTLAGLTPPAGGRMRLMGTDWRADPAGHRAACLMIAHENALKPALTVAENLRFWAGVWGGGPADLMRARGLFGIDAFWRRPLRSLSQGQKRRVSLARLAFAGGRVLVLLDEPWVGLDEEAGRALAALVSDLARAGRAVVMTSHQPVPLAGVPTLALAPFAEAARAGERLP from the coding sequence GTGAGCGGGAGCGGCGAGATCCTGGTGAGCGAAGGCCTCGTCGTCCAGCGGGCCGGCGGGCGCCTGCTGGCGGGGCTCGATCTGCGGCTCGGGGCCGGCGACATGCTGCATCTGTCGGGTCCGAACGGCGTCGGCAAGACGAGCCTGCTGCGCACGCTGGCGGGCCTCACCCCGCCGGCGGGCGGGCGGATGCGGCTGATGGGCACGGACTGGCGCGCCGATCCGGCGGGCCACCGCGCCGCCTGCCTCATGATCGCCCATGAGAACGCCCTGAAGCCCGCGCTGACGGTCGCCGAGAACCTGCGCTTCTGGGCCGGCGTGTGGGGCGGCGGGCCCGCCGATCTCATGCGTGCGCGCGGGCTGTTCGGCATCGACGCCTTCTGGCGGCGGCCGCTGCGCAGCCTGTCCCAGGGGCAGAAGCGCCGCGTGTCGCTGGCGCGGCTGGCGTTTGCCGGCGGGCGGGTGCTGGTGCTGCTGGACGAGCCCTGGGTCGGCCTGGACGAGGAGGCGGGCCGGGCCCTCGCCGCGCTGGTCTCAGACCTCGCCCGCGCGGGCCGCGCGGTGGTGATGACGAGCCATCAGCCCGTGCCGCTCGCCGGCGTGCCCACCCTTGCGCTGGCGCCCTTCGCCGAGGCGGCCCGGGCCGGGGAGCGGCTGCCATGA